TGTGGGCGCCGGGCCGCCGCCGGGGTCGGGGTGGTGGGCCGTCTTCCCTCCGGTGCCGGCAGGGGCTACCCTGCCAACCATGCCAGTGATTGCTGGCATTGTTAATCGGAGTCCCGGGCAGACTGCCCGGGAGAGTTCCTCTTGGCGGCGCGCACACCACCGCCCCCCACCTCAGGAGGACGCCGCATGGCATCCAGCAGCAAGCGCCCCCGCCCCGGCGCGTCCGACGCCTCCGATACGTCCGGGGCCGTCGACACCCCCGGAGCCGGTGACGCCCCCGGGGTCGCCGAGGCCGTTCCGCATGTCCGGGTGGCCGTCATCGGCTCCGGCTTCGGCGGACTCGGCGCCGCCGTCCGGCTGCGCCGCGCCGGGATCACCGACTTCGTCGTCCTGGAGCGCGCCGACTCGGTCGGCGGCACCTGGCGCGACAACAGCTACCCCGGCTGCGCCTGCGACGTCCCCTCGCACCTCTACTCCTTCTCCTTCGCGCCCAACCCCGAGTGGCCGCGCAGCTTCTCCGGCCAGGCCGACATCCGCGCCTACCTGGAGAAGGTCGCCACCGTCTTCCGCCTCCGCCCGCACCTTCGGCTCAACACCGAGGTGCTGGAGGCGCGTTGGGAGAACGAGCACACCCGCTGGCGGATCACCACCTCGGCCGGGCAGTGGACCGCCAACGCCATCGTCTCCGCGTCCGGCGCGCTCGCCGACCCGCAGATCCCCGACCTGCCGGGCCTCGGCGGCTTCCCCGGCAAGGTGTTCCACACCTCCCGCTGGGACCACGACTACGACCTGACCGGCAAGCGCGTCGCGATGGTGGGCACCGGCGCGTCCGCCGCCCAGATCATCCCGTCGATCCAGCCGCAGGTCGGCAAACTGACGGTATTTCAGCGAACCCCGGCGTGGGTCCTGCCGCGCCGGGATCGCGAGATCACGCAGCTGGAGAAGTGGCTGCACAGCCGGCTCCCTATCACCGGCAAGATCCGCCGCGGCGCGCTCTTCGCACTGCGCGAACTTCAGGTCGATGCGTTCGTCCGGAGGCCAGGGCTGTTGCGCGCCGTCCAGCAAATCGCCGAACGCCACCTCGCCCAGGGCGTTTCCGACCCCGTCCTGCGTGCGACGCTCACCCCGGACTACCGGATCGGCTGCAAGCGCATCCTGCTCAGCAACACCTACTACCCGGCGCTCGCCGCCGCCAACACCGAGGTGGTCCCCTCCGGCCTGCGCGAACTGCGCGGCTCCACCCTGGTCGCGGCCGACGGCAGCGAACACGAGGTGGACGCCATCGTCTTCGGTACCGGGTTCCACGTGACCGACATGCCCATCGGCACAAAGGTCTTCGGGGTCAACGGCACCAGCCTGGCCGGCGAGTGGAAGGACGGCATGGAGGCACTGCGCGGCTCGACCGTGCGCGGCTTCCCGAACCTGTTCTTCGTGATCGGCCCCAACACCGGCCTCGGCAACAACTCGATGATCCTCATGATCGAGTCGCAGCTGAACTACGTGATCGACGCGCTCACCACGCTCGGCTCGATCGGCGCCGTCGCGATGCAGCCGACCGCCCGTGCCCAGCGCCAGTGGAACCTCGAACTCCAGCACCGGATGGACCGAACCGTCTGGACGACGGGCGGCTGCCGGAGCTGGTACATGGATTCGAGCGGCAAGAACACCGTGCTGTGGCCCGGCTCCACGACCGCCTTCCGCCGCGCCACCCGCAAGGTCGACCTCGGCGAGTACGAGCTGATCATGCGTGCCGCCCCGGCCGTGGCACGGGTCGCCCAGGGGGTGTCGGCATGAGTCCGCAGCTTCCGGCCGACTGCGTACCACCCGCGCCCGTCGAGGAGTTGAGCGTCCGCTCGGCCGACGGGGTGCGCCTGCACGTCGAGATCCACGGGCAACCCGGCGCACCGACCGTCGTGCTCGCCCACGGCTGGACGTGCTCAACCGCTTTCTGGGCTCCGGTGATTCGCGAACTCGCCGACCGCTACCTGGTGGTGGCCTACGACCAGCGCGGCCACGGGCATAGCGAGATCCCGCCGAGCAGGGCCCGCTACTCCACCCGGGCGCTCGCCGAGGACCTGTCCGCCGTGCTCGCCCGGACCGTTCCGGCGGGCGAGAAAGCCGTCCTGGCCGGCCACAGCATGGGCGGGATGACCATCATGGCCGCCGGCGGACGCCCCGAGATCGCCGAACGGACCGCCGCCGCCGTTCTCATCTCCACCGGCGCCGGGCGCCTGGTGGAGGAACTCGCCGTGGTTCCGGAGGCGGTGCGCTCCGCAGGGCTGCGCCGCTTCCTGCACCGGCGGCTGCTGCACTCCCGGATGCCCCTCGGGCGGGTGTCGGCGGTCAGCCGCGCTGCGCTCAAGTACGCCACCATGGGCCCGGATTCGCCCGCCGGACGGGTGGAGGCGACGGCCCGGATCGTCCACGCATGCCCGACCAGCGTCCGCGCGCGCTGGGCGAGCGTCCTCGGGCGGCTGGACGTCCATGCCGGGCTCGCCCGGCTCGCCGCTCCCACCGCCGTGATCGCGGGCACCGCGGACCGGCTGACCCCGCTGGTGCACGCCCACCGCATCGTCGCCGAACTCGCTGATCCTCAGGGGCTGTTGCTGCTTCCCGGGGTCGGCCACATGGCGCCGCTGGAGCGGCCCGTCGAGGTCGCCGCCGAGATCCACCGGCTGGCCGCCGCGCACCTGAGCGCCGATCCTGCCGCTGTCCGCGCCCCCGCCCCCGCCCCCGCCCCTGCCTCCGCTTCCGCTTCCGAGAGGACCGTCGTCGCATGAACGCCATTCCGTCGCTGTCCGAGCAGGTCGTCGTTGTCACGGGGGCCGCCCGCGGGATCGGCGCGTCCCTCGCGCGCAAGCTCGCCCGGGGTGGGGCCAAGGTCGCGCTGCTCGGGCTGGAACCGGCCGAACTCAAGGACGTCGCAGCCCAGTGCGGCCCGTCCGCGACCACCTGGGAGGTGGACGTCACGGACCTCGACGCGCTCACCAACGCCGCCCGCCGGATCCAGGAGCACTACGGCCGGATCGACACCGTGGTCGCCAACGCCGGGATCGCCATCGGCGGACCGCTGACGGACAGCGACCACCGGGCGTTCAGCCGGGTGATCGAGGTCAACCTGCTCGGCAGCGTGGCCACCGCGCGGGCGTTCCTGCCCGCCCTCACGGAAAGCCGCGGTTACCTGCTCCAGATCGCCTCGCTGGCCGCACTGACGCCCGCGCCGTTGATGAGCGCGTACTGCGCGAGCAAGTCCGGGGTGGAGGCCTTCGCCCACTCCCTCCGCGCGGAGGTCGCGCACCAGGGGGTCAAGGTCGGGGTGGGCTACCTGAGCTGGACCGACACCGACATGGTGCGCGGCGCGGACGAGGACACCGTCCTCAAGCAGATGCGCAGCCGCCTGCCGTGGCCCGCCAACAAGACGTACCCGCTGGAGCCGGCCGTGGACCGGATCGTGGCCGGCATCGCCCGCCGGTCCGTCCACGTCTACGCCCAGCCTTGGCTGCGCGGCATGCAGCCGGTCCGCTGGCTGCTGCCGAGCCTGATCGCGGTGGTCGGTTCCCGTGACGTCGCCAGGATCGCCCCGCAGCTCGCCGCCACCGCTGCCTCCCGCCTCCGTGCGGTCGGCGCCGGTGGAGCGGCGGACACGGCGGCGCGCGGCAGCGGGGCGCGGGCCGACGGGTGACGACGGACGGGTAACAGCTGACAGATAACAGATTTCGAAATCTGTTATCTGTCAGCTGTCATCCGTCGGCTGTTCCCCGTCACCCGCCCGCGGTTACTCGAGCAGTTCCTCCGGCGAGCTCCGCGCGATTCGCGCGAGCGTCTCCAGGGCGCGGGTCAGGTCGGGAAGCGGTGGCGAGGCGAGCCCGACCCGGACGGCCGACGGGGATACCCTCGGGTCGACGGCGAAGGCTGCGGCGGGCGTGATGGCGATGCTCTCGCGCGCCGCAGCCGCGACGAAGGTCTCCGCCCGCCAGGCCGCCGGCAGCTCCCACCAGACGTAGTACGAGCACGGGTCCGACCGCACCTGTTGCCCGGCCAGCAGCTTCCGGGCGAGCAGCTGACGCTCCGTGGCATCCGCACGCTTCGCCGCCTCCACCGCCGCGACCGCGCCGTCCCCGATCCAGCGCACGACCGCCTCCAGTGCGAACCCACTGGGCGCCCAGCCGCCGGATCGCAGCGCGGCGGCCATGCGATCGCGCAAGGCGGCCGGAACGACGGCGAACCCGGTGCTCAGGCCAGGGGCGAGGCGCTTGGAGACGCTGTCGACCAGGATGGTCCGCTCCGGCACGAGAGCCGCGAGCGGCGCGAGGTCGGGCCGCAGGAACGACCAGATCGCGTCCTCGACGACGGGCAGGTCGAGCCTGCGCAACTCGTCCGCGAGCGCCGCCCGGCGCTCGGCCGGAAGGCTGCCGCCGAGCGGGTTCTGCAGCCGCGGCTGGAGGTAGACGGCGCTGAGCGGAGCGGACCGGTGCACGGCCGCGAGGGCATCGGGCAGAAGGCCGGACTCGTCCATGGGCAGTGGCACGAGCGCGATACCCAGACGCTGCGCGACGGCTCTGACCACCGGATAGGTGAGCGCCTCGACGCCGAGGCGCCCGCCGGGCGGTACGAGCGCGGCGAGCGCCCCGGCGATGGCCTGCCGACCGCTCCCCGCGAACAGCACGTCCTCCCGGGAGACCTGCCACGAGGACGCGCCGCCCGGCCCGGACGCCAGCTCCGCGAAGGCGCGCCGGGCCGCTGCCGTCCCGGCCGCGCCCACCGGGCGCAGCGCGGCACCCAGTGCGTCTGCCCGCAACAGCGGCGTCAGCCCGGCGGCGAGGAGCGCGGACTGCTCGGGGACGACGGGGTAGTTGAGCTCCAGGTCGATGGGCGTACCGGCGGGCTCGGCGAGCGGTACGTGAGGGCCGGGCGGCCGCCGGTCGGCTCGGACGAAGGTCCCGCGCCCGACCTCGCCGGTGGTGAGCCCGCGCCGGACCAGTTCCCGGTAGACGCGTCCCGCCGTCGAGGCGGCGATGCCCCTGCTGCGGGCGAAGGCGCGCTGGGTGGGGAGCTGTTCGCCGGGTCGCAGCCGCCCCTCGGTGATGGCGGTGGCGATCTCGTCGGCGATCAGCCGGTAGTCGTCCATCGGCGGGCCCTCCGGGGTGGGGTCGCGGGAGTCGGCAAGCGTCGGCAGGACTCGGTGGGGTTGCCGCAGATTGCACCGAGTGCAAAGCCATCATTGCATTGAGATCGGCCCGCACCCTAGCCTCCTCGCATGAACGCGCTCACCTCCGTCGTCGACGTGCACGCCATGCTCGGAATCGCCGCCGTGGCGCTGGGCATGGTGCTCACGCCGGGGCCCAACATGATCTACCTGGTCTCGCGCTCGATCGCCCAGGGGCGCCGCGCCGGAATGCTGTCGCTGGTCGGGGTCGCGACCGGCTTCCTGGTGTACCTCGGCGCCGTGACGGTGGGGGTCGCCGCGGTGTTCACGGTGGTACCGGTGCTATACACCGCGATCAAGCTCGCCGGCGCAGGCTACCTGCTCTGGCTGGCCTGGAAGGCCGTCAAGCCGGGCGGTGCGGCGGTGTTCGCTCCGCAGCAGCTGCCGCCGGACCCACCGCGCAAGCTGTTCGTGATGGGCTTCCTGACCTGCCTGCTCAACCCCAAGATCGCCATCATGTACCTGTCCCTGCTGCCGCAGTTCGTGAACCCGGAGCGCGGTCACGTCGCGGCGCAGAGCCTGCTGCTGGGCCTGACCCAGATCGCGGTGGCGGTGAGCATGAACGGGCTGATCGCGATGAGCGCGGGCAGCATCGCCTCCTTCCTCAACCGCCGCCCCGCCTGGCTCCGGATCCAGCGCTACGCGATGGGCACGGTCCTCGGGGGCCTCGCCCTCCACATCGCGGCCGACCGCGCCAAGGCCGTCGCGGTCTGAGCATCCGCACTCCGCCGAGCAGGGTGTCGCATTCGGTGTGGGCGTGGTCGCGGCGAGTCGGTACGGTCGGGGGTATGACCACAGCCTTGATCACCGGCGCTACCGCCGGTATTGGAGCCGCGTTCGCGCGTCGGCTGGCCCGTGGCGGCTACCGCCTCGTCCTGGTGGCCCGGGACGCCGAGCGCCTGGAGCGAGCGGCCGCCGAGCTACAGGGGAAGTACGGCATCGAGACGGAGGTGCTGACCGCCGACCTCGCCACCGACGAGGGCATCGGCGCCGTCGAGGCGCGGCTGGCCGACACCGCGCGCCCGGTGGACCTGCTCGTCAACAACGCGGGCTTCGGCAACAAGGGCGCGTTCCTGACCGTCCCGCTCCAGGACGAGCTGGACATGCTGAAGGTGCACGTCGAGGCGATCCTGCGGCTGACCACGGCCGCTCTGCCGGGGATGAGGGAACGCGGCCGGGGCGCGATCGTCAACGTCGCCTCGGTGGCGGCCTTCCTGCCGCGCGGCACGTACGGCGCGAGCAAGGCGTGGGTGGTGAGCTTCACGCAGGGGGTGCTGCGCGACCTCGGCGGCAGCGGGGTGCGGATGATGGCGCTGTGTCCCGGCTTCACCCGTACCGAGTTCCACCAGCGCGCGGGCATGGGCACCGGCAACATCCCGTCCTGGTCCTGGCTCTCGGCCGAGCGCGTGGTGGACGAGGCGCTGCGCGACCTGGGGCGCGGCCGGTCGGTGTCCGTGCCGGGCAAGCGGTACAAGCTCGCGGTCGCGCTGGCGAGGGTGCTGCCGTCCGGGAAGCTGGGCGGTCTCTCCTCGAAGGCGGCGCGCACCTACCGCACGAACTGAGCTGCGCCGACCGGACCAGACGAACTGAACCGCGCGAACTGAACAGCGTGAACTGAACCGGACGATATGGGGAGGCGGTCGGGCGGCCCGCGGCGTGCGATAACGGGAATAGAGCTAGTCTCACTATTAGCTTGTCTAACTATGAGCTATTCTCGCTATGCGGGCGCCAGCCCGACCGCCATGCCGGCCGTGCCGGCCGTACCGGTGGTGACAGCCGTGTCGGCCACGCCGGCCACCCTGGCCGCGCCCGCCGCATTCTCCGCACTCTCGCCCGTCCGCCCCAGCGCGCCCTCGCGCGTCCGACCCAGGGAGGCCCGCTTTTGAGGCCCGACTCCATCGACTGGACCCCGCCCGAGCACGCCGAGGGCATGCCCCACCCGCCGGCCCAGTGGCGGCGCATCCTCGCGCTCTTCCGCCCCTACACGGGCCGCCTCACCACCGTCGGACTGCTGGTCGGCGCCTCCGCCGTCGTGTCGGTCGTCTCGCCGTTCCTGCTGAAGGCCGTCCTGGACACCGCCGTCCCGCAGGGCCGCACCGGGCTGCTCAGCCTGCTCGTGCTCGGCATGATCGCCGCCGCCGTGGTGAACAGCGTGTTCAACGTCCTGCAGACGCTGATCTCCACCACCGTCGGCCAGCGCGTCATGCATGACCTGCGGACCGCCGTCTACGGGCACCTCCAGCGGATGTCGCTGGCCTTCTTCACCCGTACCCGCACCGGCGAGGTGCAGTCCCGGATCGCGAACGACATCGGCGGCATGCAGTCCACGGTGACGTCGACCGCGACGAGCCTGGTCTCCAACTTCACCGCCGTGATCGCCTCCGTCGTCGCCATGGTCGCGCTCGACTGGCGGCTCACCGTCGTCTCGCTGCTCCTGCTCCCGCTGTTCGTCTGGATCAGCCGCCGGGTCGGCAACGAGCGGAAGAAGATCACCACCGAGCGTCAGAAGCAGTTGGCCGCGATGAGTTCGGCGGTCCAGGAGTCGCTGTCCGTCAGCGGCATCCTGCTCGGCCGCACGATGGGCCGCTCCGACTCGCTCGCCCGGGAGTTCACCGAGCAGTCCGACCGCCTCGCCGACCTGGAGGTGCGGTCCAGCATGGCGGGGCGCTGGCGGATGAACACCATCCAGATCGTGATGGCCGCGATGCCCGCCGTCATCTACTGGGCGGCCGGGCTGGCGGCGGCCGACGGCGCGCCGATCGTCTCGGTCGGCACCCTGGTCGCCTTCACCACGCTCCAGCAGGGCCTGTTCCGCCCGACCGTCAGCCTGCTCTCCACCGGCGTGCAGGTGCAGACCTCGCTCGCGCTCTTCCAGCGGATCTTCGAGTACCTCGACCTGCCGGTGGAGATCGCCGAGCCGGCGGAGCCCGTCGTCCTGGCGGACATCCGCGGCGAGGTCCGGTTCGAGGGCGTCGACTTCCGCTACGACCCCGAGCAGGAGCGCCCGACCCTGTCCGGCGTCGAACTCAAGGTCCCGGCGGGGAGTTCGCTCGCCGTGGTCGGCGAGACGGGCTCGGGCAAGACCACGCTCAGCTACCTCGTCCCACGGCTCTACGACGTCACCGGCGGTCGGGTCACCATCGACGGCACCGACGTGCGCGAGCTCTCCTTCGACACGCTCGCCCGCGCGGTCGGCGTGGTCTCCCAGGAGACCTACCTCTTCCACGCCTCCGTCGCGGAGAACCTGCGCTTCGCCAAGCCGGAGGCCACCGACGACGAACTGGTCGAGGCCGCCCGCGCGGCGCAGATCCACGGCACCATCGCCGCGCTGCCGGACGGCTACGACACCCTGGTCGGCGAGCGCGGCTACCGCTTCTCCGGCGGTGAGAAGCAGCGCCTCGCGCTCGCCCGCACGATCCTGCGCAACCCGCCCGTGCTGATCCTCGACGAGGCCACCAGCGCGCTCGACAACCGCACCGAGCGCGCCGTCCAGCAGGCCGTGGACACCCTGGCGGCCGGCCGCACCACGATCACCATCGCGCACCGGCTCTCCACCGTGCGCGGAGCCGACCAGATCGCCGTCCTGGACCACGGCGAGGTCGTCGAACTCGGCACCCACGACGATCTGGTGGAGCTGGACGGCCGGTACGCGGCGCTGCTGCGCCGGGAGGCGCCGGAGGCGGCCGCGACCGTTCCCGAGCCGACGGCGGCGGCGCTGGGGCACGCCTGAGCCCGCGCGCCTGACGCCGCGCCGGCTCGGGCCGCCTTCGGGCACACCCGGCGGCGCAGGCGGCTCAGGCTGCCTTCGGGACCTCGTTGTAGCTCTCCACGACCTCCTGGCCGGAGAGCCGCTGGATCGCCGCCATCACCTCGTCGGTCACCTGCCGGCGGGCCTTCAGCGACCGGGCCTGCCCGTGCAACTCGTCGAAGTGCAGCGGCTCGCCGAACCGGACGGTCACCTTCTTGATCCGCGGCACCCGCTTGCCCAGCGGCAGGATCCGCTCCGGCCCCTCCAGCGCCACCGGCACCACCGGCACGCCCGCGGTCAGCGCCAGCCAGGCGACGCCCGTCTTGCCGCGGTAGAGGCGGCCGTCCAGCGACCGGGTGCCCTCGGGGTAGATGCCGAAG
The nucleotide sequence above comes from Streptomyces kaniharaensis. Encoded proteins:
- a CDS encoding lysophospholipid acyltransferase family protein — protein: MLDLVTRLVLKPVSRGIWRPVIEGVENVPRKGAVILASNHLSFIDSVVIPLTTPRRVHFLAKAEYFTRTGLKGRLSKAFFEAIGAVPVERGTYRSAQASLESALEILQDGKAFGIYPEGTRSLDGRLYRGKTGVAWLALTAGVPVVPVALEGPERILPLGKRVPRIKKVTVRFGEPLHFDELHGQARSLKARRQVTDEVMAAIQRLSGQEVVESYNEVPKAA
- a CDS encoding ABC transporter ATP-binding protein, with protein sequence MPHPPAQWRRILALFRPYTGRLTTVGLLVGASAVVSVVSPFLLKAVLDTAVPQGRTGLLSLLVLGMIAAAVVNSVFNVLQTLISTTVGQRVMHDLRTAVYGHLQRMSLAFFTRTRTGEVQSRIANDIGGMQSTVTSTATSLVSNFTAVIASVVAMVALDWRLTVVSLLLLPLFVWISRRVGNERKKITTERQKQLAAMSSAVQESLSVSGILLGRTMGRSDSLAREFTEQSDRLADLEVRSSMAGRWRMNTIQIVMAAMPAVIYWAAGLAAADGAPIVSVGTLVAFTTLQQGLFRPTVSLLSTGVQVQTSLALFQRIFEYLDLPVEIAEPAEPVVLADIRGEVRFEGVDFRYDPEQERPTLSGVELKVPAGSSLAVVGETGSGKTTLSYLVPRLYDVTGGRVTIDGTDVRELSFDTLARAVGVVSQETYLFHASVAENLRFAKPEATDDELVEAARAAQIHGTIAALPDGYDTLVGERGYRFSGGEKQRLALARTILRNPPVLILDEATSALDNRTERAVQQAVDTLAAGRTTITIAHRLSTVRGADQIAVLDHGEVVELGTHDDLVELDGRYAALLRREAPEAAATVPEPTAAALGHA
- a CDS encoding flavin-containing monooxygenase; translated protein: MASSSKRPRPGASDASDTSGAVDTPGAGDAPGVAEAVPHVRVAVIGSGFGGLGAAVRLRRAGITDFVVLERADSVGGTWRDNSYPGCACDVPSHLYSFSFAPNPEWPRSFSGQADIRAYLEKVATVFRLRPHLRLNTEVLEARWENEHTRWRITTSAGQWTANAIVSASGALADPQIPDLPGLGGFPGKVFHTSRWDHDYDLTGKRVAMVGTGASAAQIIPSIQPQVGKLTVFQRTPAWVLPRRDREITQLEKWLHSRLPITGKIRRGALFALRELQVDAFVRRPGLLRAVQQIAERHLAQGVSDPVLRATLTPDYRIGCKRILLSNTYYPALAAANTEVVPSGLRELRGSTLVAADGSEHEVDAIVFGTGFHVTDMPIGTKVFGVNGTSLAGEWKDGMEALRGSTVRGFPNLFFVIGPNTGLGNNSMILMIESQLNYVIDALTTLGSIGAVAMQPTARAQRQWNLELQHRMDRTVWTTGGCRSWYMDSSGKNTVLWPGSTTAFRRATRKVDLGEYELIMRAAPAVARVAQGVSA
- a CDS encoding LysE family translocator produces the protein MNALTSVVDVHAMLGIAAVALGMVLTPGPNMIYLVSRSIAQGRRAGMLSLVGVATGFLVYLGAVTVGVAAVFTVVPVLYTAIKLAGAGYLLWLAWKAVKPGGAAVFAPQQLPPDPPRKLFVMGFLTCLLNPKIAIMYLSLLPQFVNPERGHVAAQSLLLGLTQIAVAVSMNGLIAMSAGSIASFLNRRPAWLRIQRYAMGTVLGGLALHIAADRAKAVAV
- a CDS encoding SDR family NAD(P)-dependent oxidoreductase, encoding MTTALITGATAGIGAAFARRLARGGYRLVLVARDAERLERAAAELQGKYGIETEVLTADLATDEGIGAVEARLADTARPVDLLVNNAGFGNKGAFLTVPLQDELDMLKVHVEAILRLTTAALPGMRERGRGAIVNVASVAAFLPRGTYGASKAWVVSFTQGVLRDLGGSGVRMMALCPGFTRTEFHQRAGMGTGNIPSWSWLSAERVVDEALRDLGRGRSVSVPGKRYKLAVALARVLPSGKLGGLSSKAARTYRTN
- a CDS encoding aminotransferase-like domain-containing protein, with the protein product MDDYRLIADEIATAITEGRLRPGEQLPTQRAFARSRGIAASTAGRVYRELVRRGLTTGEVGRGTFVRADRRPPGPHVPLAEPAGTPIDLELNYPVVPEQSALLAAGLTPLLRADALGAALRPVGAAGTAAARRAFAELASGPGGASSWQVSREDVLFAGSGRQAIAGALAALVPPGGRLGVEALTYPVVRAVAQRLGIALVPLPMDESGLLPDALAAVHRSAPLSAVYLQPRLQNPLGGSLPAERRAALADELRRLDLPVVEDAIWSFLRPDLAPLAALVPERTILVDSVSKRLAPGLSTGFAVVPAALRDRMAAALRSGGWAPSGFALEAVVRWIGDGAVAAVEAAKRADATERQLLARKLLAGQQVRSDPCSYYVWWELPAAWRAETFVAAAARESIAITPAAAFAVDPRVSPSAVRVGLASPPLPDLTRALETLARIARSSPEELLE
- a CDS encoding alpha/beta fold hydrolase is translated as MSPQLPADCVPPAPVEELSVRSADGVRLHVEIHGQPGAPTVVLAHGWTCSTAFWAPVIRELADRYLVVAYDQRGHGHSEIPPSRARYSTRALAEDLSAVLARTVPAGEKAVLAGHSMGGMTIMAAGGRPEIAERTAAAVLISTGAGRLVEELAVVPEAVRSAGLRRFLHRRLLHSRMPLGRVSAVSRAALKYATMGPDSPAGRVEATARIVHACPTSVRARWASVLGRLDVHAGLARLAAPTAVIAGTADRLTPLVHAHRIVAELADPQGLLLLPGVGHMAPLERPVEVAAEIHRLAAAHLSADPAAVRAPAPAPAPASASASERTVVA
- a CDS encoding SDR family oxidoreductase — its product is MNAIPSLSEQVVVVTGAARGIGASLARKLARGGAKVALLGLEPAELKDVAAQCGPSATTWEVDVTDLDALTNAARRIQEHYGRIDTVVANAGIAIGGPLTDSDHRAFSRVIEVNLLGSVATARAFLPALTESRGYLLQIASLAALTPAPLMSAYCASKSGVEAFAHSLRAEVAHQGVKVGVGYLSWTDTDMVRGADEDTVLKQMRSRLPWPANKTYPLEPAVDRIVAGIARRSVHVYAQPWLRGMQPVRWLLPSLIAVVGSRDVARIAPQLAATAASRLRAVGAGGAADTAARGSGARADG